A part of Myxococcales bacterium genomic DNA contains:
- a CDS encoding flagellar biosynthetic protein FliR, which translates to MNVDHFSHFLDDPKLHHYLLIFLLIFTRWLSLSLITPIFGAALLPAIVRIGLAFSMSTLSFLTIYNENLVFEKNIIFISALFIKEGLIGFILGFFISLIFFAYEMAGQFIDNARAASMAKMLVPELRVHSSPMGTMFFQLSLALFVVLGLHRSIILTAYKSFEEFQVTSLNINVSYEYILALSLKLLSSLFVFATKLALPVIIICFLIDCAFGLMNRVAPQINAYFLSLPAKIVSGLIMLFLCLTFLLDDFLQHYQLFKIFSEGLFSFP; encoded by the coding sequence ATGAATGTAGATCATTTTTCTCATTTTCTTGATGATCCAAAACTTCATCACTATCTGCTTATTTTTTTACTTATATTCACACGCTGGCTTTCCTTAAGCTTGATTACTCCTATTTTTGGAGCAGCTCTATTACCTGCAATTGTTCGTATTGGTCTCGCTTTCTCCATGAGTACCCTAAGTTTTTTGACTATCTATAATGAAAACCTTGTGTTCGAAAAAAACATAATTTTTATCTCTGCCTTATTTATAAAAGAAGGGTTAATAGGATTTATCTTAGGTTTTTTTATTAGCCTGATATTTTTTGCCTATGAAATGGCTGGCCAGTTTATCGATAATGCTCGAGCAGCAAGTATGGCAAAAATGCTCGTCCCTGAATTACGTGTGCATTCATCACCTATGGGAACCATGTTTTTTCAATTATCTTTGGCGCTCTTTGTGGTGCTTGGACTTCACCGAAGCATTATATTGACAGCCTATAAAAGTTTTGAAGAGTTCCAGGTCACAAGCCTTAATATCAATGTAAGCTACGAATATATTTTAGCCTTATCACTCAAGTTATTGAGCTCGCTTTTTGTTTTTGCCACTAAACTTGCTTTACCAGTGATAATTATTTGCTTTTTGATCGATTGCGCCTTTGGCCTTATGAATCGCGTGGCCCCACAGATCAATGCATACTTTTTATCGCTCCCTGCTAAAATTGTATCAGGACTTATAATGCTATTTCTTTGTTTAACATTTCTATTGGATGATTTTTTACAGCATTATCAGCTCTTTAAAATCTTTAGCGAAGGCCTTTTCTCATTCCCATAA
- a CDS encoding flagellar biosynthetic protein FliQ, with translation MEQLIALSKEAIFVIIIASMPAIAASLIVGILVALFSATTQIQEQTLSFAPKMIAVYLALIAFAAPLGKMILEFSRSCFLNFTLLP, from the coding sequence ATGGAACAGCTAATTGCACTTAGCAAAGAAGCAATATTTGTCATTATCATCGCGTCGATGCCGGCCATAGCGGCAAGCCTTATCGTTGGAATTTTGGTAGCTCTTTTTAGTGCTACAACCCAAATTCAAGAGCAAACCTTAAGTTTTGCCCCAAAGATGATCGCTGTATACCTGGCCCTCATCGCTTTTGCAGCGCCTTTAGGAAAGATGATTCTTGAGTTTAGCAGATCGTGCTTTCTAAATTTTACGTTGCTTCCATGA
- the sctR gene encoding type III secretion system export apparatus subunit SctR, translating to MLRKKFSTPYLSATNFFIVSALCVLVFPLWAHEKYIGSDTGFLSDPFYLLFFLIGISLLPFIAIMVTSFAKIIVVLSITRQALGTAQAPPNIVIVSLSMILTIFSMYPVLSSIYQELEAKNFFQKPQKESLELLIETAKEPFRAFMNERTKDKDKELFLSILKKNDVHSEVNESDFIILAPAYLISELSHAFQIGFLVYLPFLVVDMTIANLLMALGMQMLSPTTISLPFKILLFVLVDGWHLLAQGLLKV from the coding sequence ATGCTACGTAAAAAATTTTCCACTCCCTATTTATCTGCAACGAATTTTTTTATCGTTTCTGCTCTTTGCGTGCTCGTATTCCCTCTGTGGGCTCACGAAAAATATATTGGATCCGATACAGGATTTTTGAGCGATCCATTTTATTTATTATTTTTTCTTATCGGCATAAGCTTACTTCCATTTATCGCCATCATGGTGACAAGCTTTGCTAAAATTATTGTCGTTTTATCCATTACCAGACAGGCTTTAGGAACTGCGCAAGCTCCGCCCAACATCGTGATCGTCAGCCTTAGTATGATTTTAACAATTTTTTCTATGTATCCTGTGTTGAGCAGTATCTACCAGGAGCTTGAAGCAAAAAATTTTTTCCAAAAGCCTCAAAAAGAATCTCTTGAATTATTGATAGAAACAGCCAAAGAGCCCTTTAGAGCATTCATGAATGAACGAACAAAAGATAAGGACAAGGAATTATTTTTATCTATCTTGAAAAAAAACGATGTTCACAGCGAAGTGAATGAAAGCGATTTTATTATTTTAGCACCAGCATATTTGATCAGTGAGTTGAGCCACGCGTTTCAAATCGGTTTTTTGGTTTATCTGCCCTTTTTGGTAGTTGACATGACCATAGCAAATCTGCTTATGGCTTTAGGAATGCAGATGCTTTCTCCCACCACTATAAGTTTGCCGTTTAAAATTCTTTTGTTTGTTTTGGTTGATGGTTGGCATCTCCTCGCTCAAGGATTGTTGAAGGTCTAA
- a CDS encoding flagellar biosynthetic protein FliO, which produces MESFLLIKILIGISTFLAAIYLIVILIKRRFLSSHGSPPNSIKIISYRRIDQKTALSLVEIEGRKFLLASNGTALALEQIKNTRIKLSDSDV; this is translated from the coding sequence GTGGAATCGTTTTTATTGATTAAAATTTTGATCGGCATAAGTACCTTTTTGGCTGCCATCTACTTGATAGTCATTCTCATTAAAAGACGATTTTTATCATCACATGGAAGCCCTCCTAATTCTATTAAAATAATTTCATATCGTCGTATTGATCAAAAAACTGCGCTTAGTTTAGTGGAAATTGAAGGCAGGAAATTTTTGCTCGCATCAAACGGCACAGCATTAGCTCTTGAACAAATAAAAAATACCCGAATAAAGCTGAGTGATTCAGACGTTTAA
- a CDS encoding FliM/FliN family flagellar motor switch protein: protein MAFENSQVIGQVAEMIDERKARLINFSLKHSTLANFLSPVIDCIAHSIETFYRSPTTIEFGSTTFLPHNGVEDTNQFDDLFVKLLHVKSGHIFYVALDSNLSRTFLARLLASSLIDEKPGLLFSSTEKGLFSFIVARLIIELSKSLGDKMPLLKILGVFHTNEDKIKNNFDDDFLIHNFILNSMENKYILNLFIPLSMSNLVPQNNVNINRALERCRHINRNFSIIAHRFLVDLNTVKNMSCGDMIIFNDSTLSWSQKILQGSINAQWDQLFFKGFIFVKDSCYFFRFDHLQEEERMPVKAIEISNENAFGASAHEKKQNVSELVQNMRVAMSIEVSRLPMTLKEIGQLQSGQIIDLQQKIGDPLEMVIENKVIGYCTPIQINGRLGIKILDLNDDSE, encoded by the coding sequence ATGGCTTTTGAGAATTCACAGGTAATTGGCCAAGTTGCTGAAATGATTGATGAACGTAAGGCTCGCTTAATAAATTTTAGCTTAAAGCATTCAACTCTAGCGAACTTTCTTTCTCCTGTCATTGATTGCATTGCGCATAGCATAGAGACCTTTTACCGAAGTCCTACCACAATCGAATTTGGTAGCACAACCTTCCTACCTCACAATGGCGTCGAAGATACTAACCAATTTGACGATCTTTTTGTTAAATTACTACATGTGAAAAGCGGCCATATATTTTATGTAGCACTCGATTCAAATTTGAGCAGAACATTTCTAGCTCGACTGCTGGCTTCTTCATTAATAGACGAGAAACCCGGTCTTTTATTTTCATCAACGGAAAAGGGTTTATTTTCATTTATTGTTGCTCGTCTTATCATTGAGCTTTCTAAATCCTTAGGCGATAAAATGCCACTTTTAAAAATACTTGGAGTATTTCACACCAACGAAGATAAAATTAAAAATAATTTTGATGACGACTTTTTGATCCATAATTTTATTCTCAATTCAATGGAAAACAAATACATCTTAAATTTATTTATTCCTCTCTCCATGAGTAACTTAGTCCCTCAAAACAATGTGAATATTAATCGAGCACTGGAAAGATGCAGACATATTAACCGAAATTTTTCGATTATTGCTCATCGTTTTTTAGTTGATTTAAATACAGTTAAAAATATGTCGTGTGGCGATATGATAATTTTTAATGATTCAACATTGTCTTGGTCTCAAAAAATACTGCAAGGATCAATCAACGCCCAATGGGACCAACTATTTTTCAAGGGCTTTATCTTTGTAAAAGATTCTTGTTATTTTTTTCGTTTTGATCACTTACAGGAAGAAGAAAGAATGCCAGTGAAAGCTATCGAAATTTCTAATGAAAACGCATTTGGAGCAAGTGCTCATGAAAAAAAACAAAATGTTAGCGAGCTTGTACAAAACATGCGCGTTGCTATGAGTATAGAGGTTTCTAGACTTCCCATGACACTCAAAGAAATTGGGCAACTGCAATCCGGACAAATTATCGACCTACAGCAAAAGATCGGTGACCCTTTAGAAATGGTTATAGAAAACAAAGTCATCGGCTATTGTACTCCTATTCAGATCAACGGCCGATTAGGTATTAAGATTCTCGATCTCAATGATGATAGTGAGTGA